In Methylomagnum ishizawai, one DNA window encodes the following:
- a CDS encoding proton-conducting transporter transmembrane domain-containing protein, with the protein MNSLLVACQFLPLLGWLLIFVLGSSERRVANISFWATHAMGAAILGLLATWAFEGFPAHEYLWVTLYEQAEYHFHILFYLDPVGAAYLFCTWVIFSVIVRYCRYYLHRELGYKRFFLTIFGFVFGLNMVILSGSLDMLFAGWEIVGIASFLLIAFYRHRAQPIRNALRAYTVYRFCDLGLLLGALLMDLFLHGSNHFSQLGAVFGQGAVPPGGTLGLFALSLCLVIAASGKSAQFPFCFWLPRAMEGPTPSSAIFYGALSVHLGVFLLLRTLPIWGFEFLSRALVLTIGLLTVIVASVAEKAQSNIKGQIAYASIAQVGFMFMELALGLESLVLLHFMGNTFLRCYQLLVSPSIVAHLLRVEGAANTGFDIKHSAFARHLPRSLRSSLPEALETTLQVLALQEFNLETGVRAVLWEPLKRTGAAINAVDPWRKLGVALGVIGLGWLGLESGLLPRPYLAIPAALAMLVASLGAFAEKRDVFRVWNLVGFSGLLSGGVAWLAGDNAADHVELFLSGLLPAWCLGLGLLALLLKGDDFAAAPYAYRAMAERKPALSILLFLCFLGLVSFPVTPAFIGEDLLLYHVSEHFPWLVALIALSFVLNGIAAAGVFQRLCLGRPVEVRDPAAGSEPVAAWRPGLAGPGFLPEK; encoded by the coding sequence ATGAACAGCTTGCTTGTGGCTTGCCAATTCCTGCCGCTGTTGGGTTGGCTGCTGATTTTCGTCCTGGGTTCGAGCGAACGGCGGGTCGCCAATATCAGTTTCTGGGCCACCCATGCCATGGGCGCGGCGATCCTGGGACTGTTGGCGACCTGGGCGTTCGAGGGCTTCCCGGCCCATGAATATCTGTGGGTCACGCTGTACGAACAGGCCGAATACCATTTCCATATCCTGTTCTACCTGGACCCGGTGGGCGCGGCCTATTTGTTCTGCACCTGGGTGATTTTCTCGGTCATCGTGCGCTATTGCCGGTATTACCTGCACCGCGAGCTGGGATATAAGCGCTTCTTCCTGACCATCTTCGGCTTCGTGTTCGGGCTGAACATGGTGATTTTGTCGGGTTCGCTGGATATGTTGTTCGCGGGCTGGGAAATCGTCGGCATCGCCTCGTTCCTCCTGATCGCGTTCTACCGGCACCGGGCGCAGCCGATCCGCAACGCCTTGCGGGCCTATACCGTCTACCGCTTCTGCGACCTGGGGCTGTTGCTGGGTGCCCTGCTGATGGATTTATTCCTGCACGGCAGCAACCATTTCAGCCAATTAGGCGCGGTCTTCGGCCAGGGCGCGGTGCCACCGGGCGGGACCTTGGGTTTGTTCGCGCTGTCACTGTGCCTGGTGATCGCGGCCTCGGGGAAATCGGCCCAGTTCCCGTTCTGCTTCTGGCTGCCCCGCGCCATGGAGGGACCGACGCCGTCGAGCGCGATTTTCTACGGGGCCTTGTCGGTACATCTGGGCGTGTTCCTGCTGCTGCGGACCTTGCCGATTTGGGGCTTCGAGTTCTTGTCGCGGGCGCTGGTGCTGACCATCGGACTCTTGACCGTGATCGTCGCCAGCGTGGCGGAAAAGGCCCAATCCAATATCAAGGGCCAGATCGCCTACGCCTCCATCGCCCAGGTGGGCTTCATGTTCATGGAACTGGCGCTGGGCTTGGAATCCCTGGTCTTGCTGCATTTCATGGGCAATACCTTCCTGCGCTGCTATCAACTGTTGGTGTCGCCCTCCATCGTCGCCCATTTGCTCAGGGTCGAAGGGGCCGCCAACACCGGCTTCGATATCAAGCACAGCGCCTTCGCCCGGCATCTGCCGCGCTCCCTGCGTAGCAGCCTGCCCGAGGCGCTGGAAACCACCCTGCAAGTCCTCGCCCTACAGGAGTTCAACCTGGAAACCGGGGTGAGGGCCGTGCTGTGGGAACCTTTGAAACGGACGGGCGCGGCGATCAACGCCGTCGATCCCTGGCGTAAGCTCGGGGTGGCCTTGGGCGTGATCGGGTTGGGCTGGCTGGGACTCGAAAGCGGGCTGTTGCCCCGGCCTTATCTGGCGATTCCGGCGGCGCTGGCGATGCTCGTCGCTTCCCTGGGCGCGTTCGCGGAAAAGCGCGATGTGTTCCGGGTGTGGAACCTGGTGGGTTTCAGCGGCCTTTTGAGCGGCGGCGTGGCCTGGTTGGCGGGCGACAACGCGGCTGACCATGTCGAGCTATTCCTGAGCGGCCTCCTGCCGGCCTGGTGCCTGGGGTTGGGACTCCTCGCCCTATTGCTCAAAGGGGACGACTTCGCCGCCGCGCCCTATGCCTACCGGGCCATGGCCGAGCGCAAGCCCGCGCTGTCGATCCTGCTGTTCCTGTGCTTCCTGGGGCTGGTCAGCTTCCCGGTCACGCCCGCCTTCATCGGCGAGGATTTGCTGCTCTACCATGTCAGCGAACACTTCCCCTGGTTGGTGGCCTTGATCGCGCTCTCGTTCGTGCTGAACGGCATCGCGGCGGCGGGCGTGTTCCAGCGGCTGTGCCTGGGCCGGCCGGTCGAGGTGCGCGACCCGGCGGCGGGCAGCGAACCGGTGGCAGCTTGGCGGCCGGGCCTGGCCGGGCCGGGGTTCCTCCCGGAAAAATAA